A section of the Bacillus sp. HSf4 genome encodes:
- a CDS encoding SulP family inorganic anion transporter, protein MSVKQLNSEWFSNVRGDILSGIVVALALIPEAIAFSIIAGVDPMVGLYASFCIAVVISFAGGRPAMISAATGAMALLMGTLVKDHGIEYLFAATILTGMIQLIFGVLKIARFMKFIPRSVMVGFVNALAILIFMAQVPHFVGVSYMTYVVVGITLLIIYILPRFTKAVPSALVAIIAMTAFAIFGHFDLRTVGDLGEIKQSLPAFMIPDIPFNFETLSIIFPTAFALSIVGLLESLLTSSIVDDMTDTESDKNRESRGQGIANIVAGFFGGMAGCAMIGQSVINVKSGGRGRLSTLVAGVFLMFLIMVLGDWVVQIPMAALAGVMIMVSIGTFDWSSFNMLRKVPLTDSVVMLVTVITVVATHDLSKGVFAGVILSAIFFVAKISKVKIEQTSTGNEMKYTIKGQVFFASVQDFINSFNVDANTKKVVLDFSEAHIWDDSAVAAIDKVALKFKDQGIDVELFGLNESSFQLVKKLATYDQPHRSVSNH, encoded by the coding sequence TTGAGTGTTAAACAATTAAATAGTGAATGGTTTTCAAATGTGCGGGGGGATATCCTTTCGGGTATCGTCGTAGCGCTAGCTCTCATTCCCGAAGCCATTGCGTTTTCCATCATTGCGGGTGTCGACCCGATGGTTGGGTTGTACGCGTCATTTTGTATTGCCGTTGTGATTTCGTTTGCAGGAGGCCGTCCGGCGATGATATCAGCGGCAACAGGAGCGATGGCTCTCTTAATGGGTACATTGGTGAAGGATCACGGGATTGAGTATTTATTTGCAGCGACAATTTTGACCGGAATGATCCAATTGATATTTGGGGTACTGAAAATCGCACGCTTTATGAAATTTATTCCGCGGTCGGTTATGGTAGGTTTCGTAAATGCGCTGGCCATTTTAATTTTTATGGCCCAGGTTCCTCATTTTGTTGGAGTTTCGTATATGACGTATGTTGTGGTCGGTATAACATTGTTGATTATTTATATTCTCCCCCGTTTTACAAAAGCCGTTCCGTCCGCACTTGTTGCCATTATTGCGATGACGGCATTTGCGATTTTCGGCCATTTCGATCTGCGCACTGTCGGGGATTTGGGAGAAATAAAGCAATCATTACCTGCTTTTATGATTCCTGATATTCCTTTCAATTTTGAGACATTGTCGATCATTTTTCCGACAGCCTTTGCGCTTTCCATCGTCGGTCTGCTTGAGTCATTATTGACATCTTCGATTGTCGATGATATGACAGATACGGAAAGTGATAAAAACAGGGAAAGCCGCGGACAGGGAATCGCTAATATCGTCGCCGGGTTTTTCGGGGGCATGGCGGGTTGTGCGATGATCGGCCAATCGGTGATCAATGTCAAGTCAGGCGGAAGAGGTCGCTTGTCCACGTTGGTGGCCGGAGTCTTCCTCATGTTTCTCATCATGGTGCTCGGTGACTGGGTTGTGCAAATTCCGATGGCCGCTTTGGCCGGCGTGATGATTATGGTATCGATCGGCACATTTGACTGGTCCTCATTTAACATGTTAAGGAAGGTGCCGCTTACAGATTCGGTCGTGATGCTGGTGACCGTCATTACGGTTGTGGCTACACATGATTTGTCCAAAGGTGTATTTGCCGGAGTCATTTTAAGCGCAATCTTCTTTGTCGCGAAAATTTCCAAAGTGAAAATTGAGCAAACATCGACAGGAAACGAAATGAAGTATACGATCAAAGGGCAAGTCTTCTTTGCGTCTGTACAGGATTTCATCAATTCCTTCAATGTGGATGCAAATACGAAAAAGGTTGTCCTGGATTTTTCAGAAGCCCATATTTGGGATGATTCTGCTGTGGCGGCGATCGATAAAGTCGCTTTGAAGTTTAAGGATCAGGGAATTGATGTTGAGTTGTTCGGCTTGAATGAATCAAGCTTTCAGCTCGTCAAAAAATTGGCAACTTATGATCAGCCTCATCGTTCAGTATCAAATCACTAA
- a CDS encoding MFS transporter has protein sequence MEFQKEPILSGRGGFIMTQELEKRPGHTRWYISSLLSSMIILNYFDRVTISVAAPAIQDSFQLTATQLGVVFSIYTYSYTLMQIPVGSLLDKYGVAWVTRIGMAVWSVLTIFLAFLQGKLLLYIVRFLIGLTSASAFPAASKATALWFPANERGLANSLFDSAAKFANVIGAPLIAFLVTTFDWRAAFLTIGIINVLFTVFFWVYYEQPERHKRISKEELHYIQKHNAVSSEEISERTITALKTMLTNRKAWGLMIGFTGYGYTFNLLLTWLPTFFKETYGMDIMSSGLFTAVPWLISTLSGIIVGGWLVDFFMKKGYSNTKVYQTIIIIGMSLGFAFLGAVFTDHIIIAVICISVGLAGISATAPVGWSISADIAPAGSISLLSSMVNLANNLFGGIIAVSLTGYLVDVTGSFTLSFLAAGFVLLLGLIFYLVVLGDIERIQIRIHE, from the coding sequence ATGGAATTTCAAAAAGAGCCCATTCTAAGTGGAAGAGGAGGTTTCATCATGACGCAAGAGCTCGAAAAACGCCCGGGACATACGAGATGGTATATTTCATCCTTATTAAGCAGCATGATTATTTTAAATTACTTTGACCGTGTCACCATTTCAGTTGCGGCTCCTGCGATACAGGATTCCTTTCAATTGACGGCAACACAATTAGGCGTTGTCTTTTCAATTTATACGTATTCCTACACGCTGATGCAGATTCCGGTGGGCAGTCTTTTGGACAAGTACGGCGTTGCCTGGGTGACACGAATCGGAATGGCGGTTTGGAGCGTTTTAACGATCTTTTTAGCTTTTTTGCAGGGAAAACTGCTTTTATATATCGTTCGCTTTTTAATCGGTTTAACAAGTGCATCAGCTTTTCCAGCCGCTTCGAAAGCCACGGCCTTATGGTTTCCAGCAAATGAACGGGGGCTTGCCAACTCGCTGTTTGATTCGGCTGCGAAATTCGCAAACGTGATCGGCGCTCCTCTCATTGCATTTTTAGTTACCACGTTTGACTGGCGGGCTGCTTTTCTGACGATCGGGATCATCAATGTGCTATTTACGGTTTTTTTCTGGGTGTATTATGAACAGCCTGAACGGCATAAGCGGATATCAAAAGAAGAGCTTCATTATATTCAAAAACACAATGCCGTTTCCAGTGAAGAGATATCAGAACGGACAATAACCGCTCTGAAAACGATGCTGACAAATCGAAAAGCGTGGGGGCTGATGATCGGATTTACGGGCTATGGCTATACATTTAACCTGCTGCTTACATGGCTTCCGACGTTCTTTAAAGAAACCTATGGGATGGACATCATGTCTTCAGGGCTGTTTACGGCCGTTCCCTGGCTGATTTCGACGCTTTCCGGGATCATCGTCGGCGGATGGCTCGTCGATTTCTTCATGAAAAAGGGCTATTCAAATACAAAAGTATATCAAACGATTATCATCATCGGAATGAGTCTCGGCTTTGCTTTTTTAGGCGCCGTTTTCACAGACCATATCATCATCGCAGTCATCTGTATTTCCGTCGGTTTGGCCGGAATTTCCGCAACGGCGCCCGTCGGCTGGTCCATCTCGGCGGACATTGCACCGGCGGGCTCAATCTCGCTCCTCAGCTCCATGGTCAATTTGGCGAATAACCTGTTCGGCGGCATCATCGCGGTATCGTTGACAGGTTATTTGGTGGATGTCACCGGCTCGTTTACGCTCAGCTTTTTAGCGGCGGGCTTTGTTTTATTGCTGGGGCTGATATTTTATCTCGTTGTCCTTGGCGACATTGAGCGGATTCAGATT